In Thermococcus celericrescens, the genomic window CGGCCAGCCCCACTGCTACACGTCTCGTTCCAACGAGCGTACTCCCCGTCCATTTGACCACAGTTTCAATGGCCTCGACGATGATCTCAGCACCTTCCACCGCCATGATGGCAATCGCCGGTGAGAGGAATGTTATGAAGCGCGTCTCCTTGTGGGTGACCGTCAGTATTCCCATGAGTCCCACGAAGAGCCAGCTTATGAGCAGCCAGCCTTCATCATTCTTTTTGAGCCTGATGAAGCCCAGGGCGGCGAGTGCCGGGAGCAGAAGGCCAACGTCCTCACGAAGCAGGTGCAGGTAGTCCGAAACCGAAACGGGCCTGTCAAGCGTCACCACCCTCGATGCCACACTGAACGGTCTGAAGGGACCGCCGTAGTGCAGGTGCCCCATGTAAAGCCAGGGGGCGAGGGTGAGGCCGAGGAGGATGAAGCCAACCCAGTACTCCCTCTTTTTGACCCATTCCCAGTGGTCCGTGAGCCACAGATACGCTATGAATACTCCGAGTATGGAGAGCCCGGTGTAGCGGGTCAGGATGGCGAGGCCCGCGGATATGAAGGATATGTAAATCCTGTATGGAACGCCCCGTTTTCTGCCCGTGTAGAACAGATAGACCGCCAGGGTGTAGAAGAATGTAAACTCGCTGTGCACGAGCTCCCTGGTCGCCATGGTGAACGCCAGGGGGTTGAATATATAGAACAGACTCGCGGCGATGCCTTTGAAGGGGTCCCCGAACATCTCCACCGTGAGCAGGTAGGTCAGCGCTGCGGTTAATGCGAAGAACAGCATCGAGACTGTCCGGGCAACGGTGAGCTGTGCGTATGGCTCATGGATGGAGTGGTATGGAATCGAGAGGGTGTAGGGATAGAGCGGCGGCCGGTACATCATGTAGATCCCCTGGTAGGTGAAGTCCGTGATGTCCTCCGCGAGGTTCCTTGCTATGTCTATGTAGAGCGCGCCGTCGTATGTTACGGTGTTTGATGGGGGCATCGTCAGCAGGCTGACGCACAGGGTCAGGAGGAATGGAACCAGGAATATCAGTGACTTCTTTTCCATACATCCACCTCCACCG contains:
- a CDS encoding ArnT family glycosyltransferase is translated as MEKKSLIFLVPFLLTLCVSLLTMPPSNTVTYDGALYIDIARNLAEDITDFTYQGIYMMYRPPLYPYTLSIPYHSIHEPYAQLTVARTVSMLFFALTAALTYLLTVEMFGDPFKGIAASLFYIFNPLAFTMATRELVHSEFTFFYTLAVYLFYTGRKRGVPYRIYISFISAGLAILTRYTGLSILGVFIAYLWLTDHWEWVKKREYWVGFILLGLTLAPWLYMGHLHYGGPFRPFSVASRVVTLDRPVSVSDYLHLLREDVGLLLPALAALGFIRLKKNDEGWLLISWLFVGLMGILTVTHKETRFITFLSPAIAIMAVEGAEIIVEAIETVVKWTGSTLVGTRRVAVGLAVSLLLLVPIGMRAHELHDEWNTMGLQETTVLDYVSDRYRAEHLLVSPRLYTMAGYYYPGASVEMVLEGASVHEKIENGYYDLIVLREPAPALNITESGNYALAKEFYDGKFKIYLRKEN